TAACTACTTCATTTAGCATCATTCAGGGCACTTACGTTGGCGATTTCTGAAGAATTCGGCCATTCGCGATACGATAAGTCCTTTACGAACGGCATAGCGATATTTTTCAGACGGCGAATGCACTCAAATTACAGTATAATGGAAAATGACAATTCGCGCCAGTTTTCATAAATTTCGAGGTTACGTTTTGTTTTGACAtataatgagttttttttttacaaatatggCCTGGATACAAGTCCTTCGAGCCAATCAACATTGATCTTTGATATTGATCAATACGGCGTGTTTgcgttttaattgtttaaacTACAAATATGTTGATTgataagcgcgggaaacgtgaaACGTGGCGGTAAACTTTTATAAGGCCTTAAAGTGTGTGCTAGACGGTCGCTGACAAGCCTTCAGACCGTCTGACCTAGGTCTGACCttggtaatgtttgtatgaaattttgttggAAACAACTGTCTACACGGTACGTCCAGAGCTCATGAGAGGGAAAAGCCTTGAttgttgaggtcgccgtcatcgaaatcggtGTGAAGGACTATACGTCCAGACCAAGGCCACGCGGTCCGAGGGGCTTgtcggcgaccgtctagcaagGCTTAAGTTGAAACGTCAATAATGACGCGTGGTCTGGTCCGATCAGCAGTGACCAGTGACAGACAGATGTGCAAACAATCGGCATTTCagctacatttattttaacgaGAAAACTATCGCAATGCCTTCGAGTTTAGTTGACCTGCGCCCGGACCGTCGTCTGTTGGACCACGAGTTCGAAGGTTACAAGCTTAACCTGCAGGCGTTACCCCACTACAGTCACGAGCTAACGTCGCGCGTAGACCGTGTTTTCCCCGACGACGTCCAGTACTCTTTCATTCACGCGAAGCTCTTCGCACTTCATAATCACCTGGTAGCAGACAAGTGGGATTACACGCACAGCTTCTACTACATAGATGAGAAACAGCAAGTTAGGCACGTTAGTTTCGATAACGCTAATCTAACGTTTCTAAACAACGTTGTTTACGATGTCCCGGCTCATGTCGAGCGGAAATCTGGTCATTTTAACCTGTGCCTGTCGTTCCCTTCGAGTACTTTGGCTTTGGTGAGTGACGGGACCGGGTACTTGCATATAGTTGACACGCGCGCTCGCAGCAGACCGGCCGAACGCAATGCGCAATGGCAAACGCAGCAGTCCAGTCTCATCTTGGGCGAAAATAAGTATTTCATAATTGTAGACTCTAGAATTGTAGAGAAAAACAATACGGAAATATTACACTGTCTCTTACTGTCTGTAGAGCAGAATGAAGCTCAGTTTGACTCTGTTTTAACATGGGTCACTTTTAAGTTTGACGAAATTAATTCAACCTGGTGTCAAATGAGCTTTAGACAAGTGCAAGGCAAAGGCATTGTACATTATGCCGCATTGGAGAGTTTCTGTTCCGCTATCTACATAGCTTCAGATCATCCATTCAAATTTACAAAAGACTCGGAAAAGGAAATAGTAGAAAAAAAGGAAGAGATCAAGACAATATTGTATACGTGGCTGCAAACATCAGAAGACATAACTATTACGTTGAAATTGGAAGAAAACTTTGACAAGAACCTTTTCCTAGTGGACGTTGGTCCGTTGGAAGTTAAAATAAGCTACGGGGGTAAAGTGTTTGTAAGTGGCCGACTACGGAACAGAGTGGATAGCGAGTTGACTACCTGGAATGTACAAGATAACGGTCAAGTTAATGTACTGTTGACAAAGTCTGACAGCATGCTGTGGGACAACCTCATTGAGGGTGAGTATATGTTAAACTGTGAGCTAACACTGATTTGTGACCCACCATAGAAAGTTTTCACAGTAAGTGTAATAATATTTCTACTTTTTAAATCAACATATTGGATTTAGTAATTGtggaaaatatgaaaatttcaGTGGATCAGGAATCAAGTTGTATTATTGTATAGCCTGTTCGCTTTTCTAAGATCATGTGCATAGTAAGACTGTAGCGAACTTAATCTTAGAAATCGGACAGACTGGTTGTGAGCAGCCAGTATTGTGATGCGTCACAggttgttgttatattttatcatgAAGTTAAATGTATACTGTACTGTACAgtatttatgtacatattatacatatacaacacatacctagttattatcaaggctcggaaccggttttttcttcattcaaaaaataccggtattattttctttttccttctttcgttaattatttaatatttaatgagACAATCTAATAAATACGAAGTTTTTACCTTtagtcctacgtaaagagcataacattattaaaaatattgggctattttgggttttacaaaaaaaacagttcCGAGCTTTGGTTTGTATCTCATACTGTACTGTTtctttacaatttaaatatatcgACAGGTGGTGATAATAAGGGTGAACAGATTATGGATGAGAGTCTGATCGAGGAGGCGCATCGCAAACTGTCACATCTGTGCTCCGAGACGGAGGTGACATCCGTAGAACAGTCCGCTCCAGGGCTCTCCACGCAAGAGTTAGAGGAGTGTGATGCAGCATCCGAGGAGGACACAGTGCTAGGTGAGATATTCACACAGAGAGTCTGATCGCAGAGGCACATCGCCGAGTGTCACATCTGAACTCTGGGATGGAGGTGACATCCGTTGAACAGTCCGGACTTGTGTTTAGTAAAATTACAGCcaatttatagggttccgtatccaaagggtaaaaacgggaccctattagtaagactccgctgtctgtctatctgtccgtctgtcaccaggcatcaGTCATGCATCAGTGCAGCattagcccctttagtaaaccatagagtaacataaaCACACTGTATCTTAAacagatttttgacaagttttcagagataataaaatatgacattgatgcaaaatacctcggcagaaatgagtgcctttcacccgagttaaacattcTACTCATGGAtccttttcatttcgaatacgaggaaattaAAATGCCTGTTTtctttaaaacatgaccaagtataaatttttatagtatttcttaagggtactttcagttaacaatttaggcaaaaatatcgttatttatggaatggagagtcaaatatcagaatggaaattgtataacaaatccatttaaactcaaatttcaattgcttatcgtgaaaaaattacaaaaatcttacTTCAAACGtaaaaatgctctagtgcagacacgtatcatatTCTGCACATCTTTTAGAAcaaccctctttcagagcatgagaaatgaaaagtaacTTTTTATTTCCAGTTCGCTTACAAACCAACCACGAGACAACCCACCGCGTGCCGCTGAGCGTCAACCGCTACCTGTTCAGTCTCACCATCGACCCCCAACAGTCACCCGCCATCGTCCTACGCCACGACGTTGACGCATGCATCTGGCAACCTTACCCTACCGACAACCGACCTTTTCTGACCCACGAGGGAACTCTGATGGCCTTCGGATACATACAGTCTTCCAAAACGAATAGAAAATTCATCACTTGCCCTCCTAATTTATCTTATGGGGTTGTTTGCGAGAGTTCGAGACATATTTTCGTGTATCGCCATAGGAATAGTGGGCAGTTGAGGAATAGGAGCGGGGGGGTGAATAGGTTGGTGAAAGTGGGGCAGCAGAATGTGTTCAATGTGGAGAGGTTTGGTGAGGTGGTGGGGATAGAGGCGACGAAtgattatttgtttgttttgacTGAGAGTGCTTTGGTGGCTATTGGTATTCAATAGGGCATGAATGACGGAATGTCGGACCGATTTTTACGATATCTTAATACCGGATTTGATGAGTATGAATATTGGAATTGTTTGGTTTCTTTTgtaaagaaattaaataaaatttaaaccagtgaccggcccgctatcccttatcggggttttataagggtattgcataaggcttaactcaccaaaccctttgccagacaaaaccctttgttttgcttttaaaaacacttatataaagctaccacactcgagtaatcggtagcccaaataaccttacaaaacccttatcatccgctcaccaacaccttgcatattgcttataagggttagccttataaagggcttcccttttagcatataagcgcgCTAATTTAAGttgtctaccttgttcataaagcacacattacttcgaatccgagcgatcgttggcggcgacggcggcgttctttgactaggcacgtattttcttttcttttcatacactaccatagatatatactaatcctgtctctttcacgcaaaggggaaacctttataaaaagcgcttaaagataagggtaacccttattaagagctagccttatttttggttagcttttcggtaagggttagtcaaaagtaagggtatgaataggcttgcagtttaaaagggaaagtctttcaatgtgttagccgtgtttaagtgtcgcccattgaaagggttttatcgcggaaagggttgtccggtccctgatttaaacaagtgcgagtcttgcgtacgaagggttctccagggcataaatatatatacattcccaaagtttcaaaaatatggggcattttctataaaaagggaccttattgtcgatggcgcttacgccgcacagcgtcgcgcggcattgtatttatatcggagcatcgtttataatggcgtaaacgccatcaacaatgaggtccctttttatagaaaataccacatatttgtacgctcttacaccttagacaataaagtcgatttttgagccatttgtct
The Cydia strobilella chromosome Z, ilCydStro3.1, whole genome shotgun sequence genome window above contains:
- the LOC134754748 gene encoding nudC domain-containing protein 1, which encodes MPSSLVDLRPDRRLLDHEFEGYKLNLQALPHYSHELTSRVDRVFPDDVQYSFIHAKLFALHNHLVADKWDYTHSFYYIDEKQQVRHVSFDNANLTFLNNVVYDVPAHVERKSGHFNLCLSFPSSTLALVSDGTGYLHIVDTRARSRPAERNAQWQTQQSSLILGENKYFIIVDSRIVEKNNTEILHCLLLSVEQNEAQFDSVLTWVTFKFDEINSTWCQMSFRQVQGKGIVHYAALESFCSAIYIASDHPFKFTKDSEKEIVEKKEEIKTILYTWLQTSEDITITLKLEENFDKNLFLVDVGPLEVKISYGGKVFVSGRLRNRVDSELTTWNVQDNGQVNVLLTKSDSMLWDNLIEGGDNKGEQIMDESLIEEAHRKLSHLCSETEVTSVEQSAPGLSTQELEECDAASEEDTVLVRLQTNHETTHRVPLSVNRYLFSLTIDPQQSPAIVLRHDVDACIWQPYPTDNRPFLTHEGTLMAFGYIQSSKTNRKFITCPPNLSYGVVCESSRHIFVYRHRNSGQLRNRSGGVNRLVKVGQQNVFNVERFGEVVGIEATNDYLFVLTESALVAIGIQ